A segment of the Salminus brasiliensis chromosome 1, fSalBra1.hap2, whole genome shotgun sequence genome:
CTGTCATTTAAAAACTCTCacactgtgtgtttttctgtagTAGTGGAGCTTCACACTTCAGTCTGTACCACAGTCCTGTCTGACTGCACATAAAGAGCTCTGCACACACACCAGAAACACCATGGTGATCAGTACTTCACCAGGCAACTTCACACACAGATGGACATTTCAGAGGAAAACAGGCTCTTTTTGAGGCAGGAAGACGTGCTGGTGTTATTTCACAGGTTTGATCCGGCTGCTAAACACAACTCTATTGGAGCTTTTCCACTGCATGGTACCTACACTACTCCACTCAGCTCTACTCAGGTTTTCTGCTTTTCCATTATGTAAATTTGGTACCTTGTATCTGGAACTGGGTACTTTTTTagtacctgctcattcatggttccAAGTGAACAGAGTAGTGAATAAAACATGCTGTGTAAACCTTGTACATCACAATGTAGACAACCAGCACAAACGAGCCATTTATAAAATCTCCAAGAGAATCTCTCTAAACTTCAGAATCAAActttaaactttattttaatggtCGCTATTGACAACAATgactgttttattcattttgttgAAGCAGGCTTTGTGCCTACAGATTAGCTACATTTGCCAGCACTACTGTTTGACTGTGTGCTACTGTGTATATTCTATTTAGGTTAGCTCTCATACTGTGAGGCTAGATTTTAATATAAGAGGACAACAGTACTGAGCAAATGCTGCACCTACTGTTTTCTCATTTATTGTGTATAACTTTGTAAATATTTCTTGTATGTATTgaatacatttgcatattttattttCACTTGGAGCACTGGGATTCAATAAACACACTTCTCTTAAACCTAACTGGAAAAGCCAATGTTATCAGTAAgagcagtgagtgagtgacctGTTTAGCATAATTAAACATTAGAGGTTCGCTCACTGGGACACTGGCTAACGTCAGAACCGCTGGGATACAGCTCTGGTTAACGTTAGTGGGAGTTTACTGTGAACGCATTGGAGGCGAAACCGTGACAAACTTTACAAAAGATAGCTGCATATACTGTGTTAAAACTAACTTACAAAACTTAACAAACTTAGCATGATTATAACATTAGATTAActttatgtaatattaaaaaatgacaaaacattgcctaaatgtaaatcatcattctgtatatatattccTATTAACTTGTACACAAAAGACTAAGTGTAGCACCTCTGCAAAACCCTGCCTGTACACTGAAAACATagtttttgtgtaaatgtgaatatttaataatatatgtgTTTAAAACAGAATTGTGAATCCTGTCATGAATGTACttgaaaatatgaatatatcaTTTGTCAAGTATTTTTGTAAGAAAACTCTAGGTAAACCTCCTCATCCATTTTACCAGCTCTGCTTATTATATAGGAGAAcattgtagttctataattacagattgtagtccttctgtttctctacatactTATTATTACTTACTATTACATAAAGTATCATATATGATCAGTGGACCTGAAAAATGGATAATGGATTTAGAAACAAGTGTAACTTATAACATCTACTTGGCTCAGGGTGTAAGTATGGTTATGGACATTTGGGCTAAGCCCCAGATATATAAAATGTCTGGCTCCAACCCTGAAGGGTCTTTACTGCTGGACCATGACACTCAGTATGAACTCAAATTGCCACAACACTGATCTCCTCACTGGCTGACTGGAGGAGATCCAGACTGAACTCTGAAATATCAAATCTCAGCTCAGTACTTACCTTAAGAGTGTTCACCATCTGTTCCACCTCCTGcagcttcttctgcttctcctgGATCCTCTGCTGGATTGTCCTCTGAATCTCCTTTAGCTGGTTCTGTGAATAGGAAATGTTGTGAAGTTGTGAtgtttttgaaatcttcccttcAATTTGACATGTGATACTTGCGAAGCCAGCTACTGCCTTTTTCAACTGCTGGCAATGCAGCATACCAGCTTACAAATACCTGTGACTGACAACGTCGAGGTATGACAGTGCCGTCCACCCACCCCGACAGAGcatggccaactgtgctctctgatggcaaagcgatTGAACGACTGACGACTGGACAGATTTTTTAGCAATCTGAACTGCAGTCTGGGAAACATTAAATCAGACACGATTCATTTCACAATTATATGTCGTTTGAAATGTGATTGATTCATTATCTGGACATATGACTCAGTTTGATCTGCTCTGgtgtctttattcatcagtggCTGTGTGATGGTTTTTGACATCAGAATCTGTGACCAGAAAATCGTGGGTGAGGATCACTCTAACTTAAATTCAGAGAGCTGGAGCTTCATTTAATAGATGTTTAAGAATTCTATTTTACAGAGTAAATTATAGTGTTATGCTGCATTCTGCTGTTTATCAGAAGGTTGTACCAGATTAGACCGATTTGGATGTCTTTAAATGATTCACCCAAAacgctgtgtttacattaaAATCCTGATTATTCAATTTAATTATTCCAATATTTTTCTCAGAGTAGCTTGGATTTGACAAGCTGGAAatgtactgtaaataaatgtaagtgaCCTGTAATTGACTGTAATGTGAAAGACTCTGTCCCGGACACAGCACTCATGCACAAATTGATATATTTATCCATATTTGTGCTTAGAGCTTCGTCACCAACAGCACTAAAGAACATGGAAATAACTGaaatctgatttgaaaagatCAGATTGTACATGGGCACGCAGCCTTGGAAAATGATTGCATatgaaaatacatacaaatatgaCTGCAGTCTGAAATCTGAAGACTAAGAATCAGATAGAAGAAACTTGATCTGCAGTGAGAACAATGCCTATAAAGCTGGAAGGAGGGTGTTGGCTGGTGAAAGGTTAAATAGTTGGTCTGACTGTTTCACTCTTTACACTTCCTTACAGCAATATTTTTAGTACATTATTAACACTAAAATTCAGCAACAGAAACAAGAGCTTGATGCATTTTAAGCAGCTCATTACCGATAAATCGAGTTAGCTTTAATTCATTATAAACATGTACAGTTCTCACCTCTTTCTCCCTTCTTTCTGCTGCAGCAGGGACTGTATCATGACCCCTGTGATCCTCCATTGTACATAAATAGCAGATAGAGCTCTGATCAGTACGACAGTAGATCTTCATCACTTCATCATGCTGAGAGCAGATCTTCTCTTGTAGCTGGGTGGACGCTTTGACCAGATTGTGCTTCTTCAGTCCAGGAACTTCATAGTGAGGTTTAAGATGAGTTTCACAAAAGGAGACCAGACACGTCAGACAGGACTTGATGGCTTTGAGTTTTCTCCCGGTGCAGAAATCACACTCCACATCTCCAGGTCCAGCGTAACGGGGAGCAGGAGAAGCAGCTTGGAGTTGTGTCTTCTTCAGTTTCTCCACCACTTCAGCCAGCATGTTGTTCCTGCGTAGAACAGGCCTTGGAGTGAACGTCTCTCTGCACTGGGGGCAGCTGTAGACCCCCCTCTGTTCATCCTGATCCCAGCAGCCATTAATACACACCATACAGAAACTGTGTCCACAGGGAGTGGTCACTGGATCCTTCAGCAGATCCAGAcagactggacagctgaactgcTCGTGATCTACTGAAATACTGGCCTCTGCCATTTTCCTGCACTTCtagactgagagagagcagcaCTCTGAGATCACTTTCGTTTTCTCTGAACTGAGCAGGAGGGACTTCCTGCTTTCCTGCTGCTCAGAGTGTCacagagaggggaggagagagagagcgaaggtggagagagagagaggggaacaGCACAGTAAGAAATACCACtgagaaatagagaaataaaCATCAGCCCAGACTAAACCATCACCACTTTCCAAACACAGTTCCTACActtcatttaaacacacacctgtACTCAACTGTCAAATGGAAGCAGACAACAGGACTAAGGATTAAAAGTGTCTAATGTTTGATAGAACATGCCGTAGCAACAGATCTTCTACTTCATATAATGCAGCACTACAGAAGCTGTGGGACGATCAACTCTCCCAGAAGAAGAAATCTCACCACaaacagtgttttactgagtcaGAGATCTTACTTTCACATCCTGATGGAGTCTTCTTTCAACTGGTGAACTTCACTCTTCTTCCAGTGTCTGTCTTTCATTTGGTGTGTCACCTAAAACCCCTGGTGATCAAGCCAAAGgtaacagtggcaaggaaaaacacccccagccctggaggaagaaacattgagaggaaccaagactaacaatgggggaaacattaattaccaaaagctgaactgaacagatgagttttcagcccaTACTagaagactgagactgtgtctgagctCCGACTACATTTCAAAGGGGAAATATTTCAGACTCCGATATGAAATGCAGTCCATCCAACAAATCAAGCAGCTGTGTGAGTTTAACCTGAACCCTGTGGATTACCAGTGAAATAttactgtgttgtgttaaaaTTGAGATCATATCTGAGATCAGTTTAGCCATGAACCAGTAAACACTGAACCCAACATTCAGATCCTGATCAGGCAAAGTTTGAACTAAAAATGTGTTGGTGTAAGTGGAGTGAACTTGTCCCGAACCCTGGACTGTGAGTCCTGAGTACCACTCTGTGTTGTGAGTGAAAACTTCACTGGAGTCAGAACTGTCTCCTCACACATTTATTGCTCGGTATTCCTCTCCAGCTTCAGCTATTACTGCAGACTGAGCAAGAACATGTTCATGAAACTGTTATGAACagcattttaaatatgtttttcagTTAATTATGCAAGTACAAATTCTACTAAAGCTGAAGACTGATCACACATTAATGagcataaatatattatatttaaatattactaCATAAAGTGTGAATATGAAATCCCACATCAAGCTGTGTTGGAAATACAATGAGTAAATGCTTCATATTTTAACATAATAAAGTGGATTGAACTGCTAACGCTCTCACATTttctaatacactaaatacatGAAGAGGCACCACATTGCTGTTAAACACAACCCCCTACagtacagagacagaaatacacaagggggggggggggcataccTAGTGAGAAAAAGTTGACTTTTCAGATGTTTCTAAGTATGTTGTAAATGTACTTGGACCAGAAGTCTTGCAAAGTACTTGTTGtacttatttaaatatatatatatatatatatatatatatatatatatatatatatatatatatatatatatatatatatatatatatatataaatatttagatattatataaaatacattagTATTATACTTTCATCAAATGATTTAAGCACTTAAAGACACCCCACCCTCAACacttttattattgattattttagaAATTAATATTCTTTTTAACAATCTTAATACTTTATTATCTTAATAATTTAAAGGGAAACGTGATCTTTAATATGCATCTTCTTAGGAATAACAGGTCTTGGAGATGCTTGGAGGATGGTGATGACTGAGATGTTTCGCTAAAGGCTGCAGATCTGAAAGTTAAGGAGTAGCTCAAGCTGAAAGAGCATGAACTTCAGGACAACGAGCTGTCTGAGTGATGTGCTCGTAACTTCTCCTCAGGATGGTCTACACACAGCTGTTCTACACGGTGTGAAGCTGCATACAGGTCAGAAGATCTTTTTCCATCCACTCATTTCTTCTCCTTCACTTTTTCAGAGGCACTTAAAGACTGTTTGACGTCTGGAGACTGATTACTTCAGGAGAAGGATTTGGTGACATATGATATGAACTTGATGTGCTAATCTTTAAGCTGTTGGAGCCGCCAGAGTTTTCAGTTTAGCCATGATTTTCTGTTTAGCCATGATTTTCTGTTTAGCCATTATTTTCTGTTTAGCCATTATTTTCTGTTTAGCCATGATTttatggttgctatggggttggtAAGTGGttccaataaaaaataaatgtaaactcagtactaccttaaaaaaAGCTCCCACTTAAAATTTATTGTCAGGGTAgtctcagtactaccttaaaagaagattcaccttaaaattcagtgtcagggtaaactcagtactaccttaaaagaagttccaccttaaaattcagtgtcagtgtaaactcagtTCTACCTTAAAAGAAGGTCCCACTAAAAATTCATTGTCAGGGTAATCTCAGTACTACCATAAAAGAAgttcccccttaaaattcagtgtcatggtaaactcagtactaccttaaaagaaggtccaccttaaaattcagtgtcagggtaaactcagtactaccttaaaggacgttccaccttaaaattcagtgtcagtgtaatctcagtactaccttaaaagaaggtccaccttaaaattcagtgtcagtgtaaacttAGTACCACCTTAAACGAAGggccaccttaaaattcagtgtcagggtaaactcagtactaccttaaaataaatccccccttaaaattcagtgtcaatGTAacctcagtactaccttaaaagaaatTCCCCCTTAAAATCCAGTGTaagtgtaaactcagtactaccttaaaattcagtactccttaagctcagttccaccttaaaattcagtactccttaagctcagttccaccttaaagaattgactgtgtgctgctgctgctgctgctgctgagcatTAGGCTGTGAGCATGGGAGACATTGGGCTccgtgtgtgagtctgtgtggtgtgtgagagtgtgacatCACGCTGTCAGTTACAATTCATATCTCACCATTCCGTCAATGCGTTTCTATggagatttttcatttttaatcttaAACTTATTAAAAACGATAAGTCGGATCGACtccaaaaacacaaagcagaccACACAGCGTGATTATCTATGAAACAGTGTATGAACGGTGTCCGTACGTTAAGCAGTTCAGTCTGTAttaatgtgtggaagaaagaagaaggaCTACTATAAGAAGAAAAGACGAAGCGTCTCCAGCTCTGTATAATTAATCAATACTGTGATCAGAACCTCATAAACTTTCTGatacattttcagaacagaAATTCAGTTTATTGTCCAAAGGCTTTTTCCATCGTCTGTCACTGAAATCCAGAGTCTAATCATGTAGCTGTAGATATTTCAGCTCAATCCTTTAATGATCTCCCATCAAATCAAGTCCTGGAACTGCAGCAGTGTGTAAAAGCTATTAGTATAAAAGCTACTTCTTCATATATGAGTCTCCATAGAATTCCCTAACTGTTCTTTATCTTTCTAGAGCAATAAAGCCTCCCTCATCTTCCTCACTTCTATACTGAAGAGCAGCTCCAACACTGAGCTGAACTCTCACACTCCCCTTTACCTCCTCTCCCCAACACCAGTGTCAGCTTTTACACAGTCTGGAAATGATCTTCATAAAAACATGCTTCATTAATAAATCAGTGTGACTCATTTTCTCCATCTGTTTAGAAAGTGACCACAATTCAGTAGAGGATCACTCCTTATCACATAACCTCACAGATGATCCATAACCAACCCTGAACCCAGTGTAGAGCGGCTGAGTGAatgtggtgtggagtgtgtgtaggaGGGTCATTGTGTCAGAGAcgctgtagaaggacagagtTCCTGCACTGTGATCCACATACACTCCTATTCTGGAGGATGGTGGAGCTGAGAGCTTAGTCTGAATGTTGTtgtggaggaaagagagagaggaggaacactccagactccaggactgactgttgcgtccaaacacacactcaataccCCCTCCTTTCCTGCTGATCCCTTTATATGAGACTGATATGTGCACACACCCAATTCCCCCACTGCTCCACTCAACCTCCCAGTAACAgcgtccacacacactctccttacACAACACCTGTTCCCAGCGGTTAAACCTCTCTGGATGATCAGAGTATGACTGGACTTCACTCCACATCACCACTCTGTTCTTCTCAGACAGTCTGAGGTAATTATTTACTGTGTTGGGATCCAGAGTCAGCCGACAGTAATCTacaaaacaccagaaaaaagaacaacagctttacctgtgtgtgtgtgtgtgtgtgtgtgtgtgtgtgtcttagatTGAGACagaaaatatgtgtgtgtgtgtttgtctgtgtgtgtgagagaagaaaataaagagagtggttgtgtgtgtgtgcgtgtgtgtgtgtgtgtgagagagagagagagagagagagagaaagagagagagagagaatttgtgtgtgtgtgtgtgtgtgagagagagagagagagagggaaagagagagagaaagagaatttgtgtgtgagagagagagagagagagagagagagagagagagagggagagagagagagacagaatttgtgtgtgtgtcttagatTGAGACagaaaatatgtgtgtgtgtgtctgtgtgtgtgagagaagaaaataaaaagagtggttgtgtgtgtgtgtgtgtgagaggagagagagagagagagagagagagagagaaagagagagagaatttgtgtgtgtgtgtgtgagagagagagagagagagagagagaatttgtgtgtgtgtgtcttagatTGAAACAtaaaatatgtgtatgtgtgtgtgtgtatgtatgtgtgtgaaacaaaaaatgtgtgtttgtgtaagacagagtgtgtgtgtgtctgtgtgagtgagaatgagactgtatgtgtgtgtgtgtttgtgtgtgaaagtgtgtctgtgtgtgtgtgtatgtgtgtgtgtgtgttacacatacactgcagaaagtcttctctgtTTTTTGGCTCTGAGGATAAAATCTGAACTGCTGCAGCTGtggagacacacaaacacatcagtCCAAAAgaatgaatagaatagaatagaatagaatagaatagaatagagtagagtagatcTTCCTGAACTCCTCTCTGCAGAATTCCTCTAGTCGCTCTTTCAGCTCAGAGACAGATTTCCTCACTCCATCAAATGAGGGATGCTGATGGACAGGGATGCTGGCTGAGTCCTCAGATCcagaagagacacagagagactggAAACTCTAcagagagaagaaacacagtggAGGAAGATGAAGGTGGAGAAGAGAGATGAAGGAGATCAGAGCAAATGAGACTAAAGAGAAAGTTGGGATTACAGACAGCTTTATTTAGTGGAGCTTAATGAACTTCTGCTGAGAGGAGCTTTACAAGCTTGATGAGGAGCAGCTTCCTCTGTAGATCAGTGAGTGTTACCTGGAGGAAATGGAGGTGATCCTCTGTGTGTGAAAGCTGCTCCAGCTCAGTGTGTCTCCTCTTTAGATCAGCCATCTCCTGCTGCAGTTTCTCCAGGAGTTCTTCAGCTCCACTCAGTTCAGCCTTCTCCTGAGCTCTGATCAGCTCTGTTACCTCAGAGCGCTTTTTCTCAATGGAGCGGATCAGCTCAGTAAAGATCCTCTCACTGTCCTCCACTGCTGCCTGTGCAGAgcgctgttacacacacacacacacacacacacacacacacacacacacaaaatgaccTTAAATGTAGTGGATCAGTTAAGACGTGTTTGGAGTCTGTGTTGCTTCTTCAGATGGTACTGTAGCTAATGTAAAGCTAACATAGCTGACAAGTACTAGAACCTTTTAGCCTTAGCATTATTAGCATTGTCTACCCTCCATTCcttaatcatcacacactctcctccagTTGTGGAACTGTAATCTCAGACTAAGAGGAATCTTCTGACACTGTGAGACACTGTCATTTAAAAACTCTCacactgtgtgtttttctgtagTAGTGGAGCTTCACACTTCAGTCTGTACCACAGTCCTGTCTGACTGCACATAAAGAGCTCTGCACACACACCAGAAACACCATGGTGATCAGTACTTCACCAGGCAACTTCACACACAGATGGACGTTTCAGAGGAAAACAGGCTCTTTTTGAGGCAGGAAGACGTGCTGGTGTTATTTCACAGGTTTGATCCGGCTGCTAAACACAACTCTATTGGAGCTTTTCCACTGCATGGTACCTACACTACTCCACTCAGCTCTACTCAGGTTTTCTGCTTTTCCATTATGTAAATTTGGTACCTTGTATCTGGAACTGGGTACTTTTTTAGTACCTGCTCATTCGTGGTTCCAAGTGAACAGAGTAGTGAATAAAACATGCTGTGTAAACCTTGTACATCACAATGTAGACAACCAGCACAAACAAGCCATTTATAAAATCTCCAAGAGAATCTCTCTAAACTTCAGAATCAAActttaaactttattttaatggtCGCTATTGACAACAATgactgttttattcattttgttgAAGCAGGCTTTGTGCCTACAGATTAGCTACATTTGCCAGCACTACTGTTTGACTGTGTGCTACTGTGTATATTCTATTTAGGTTAGCTCTCATACTGTGAGGCTAGATTTTAATATAAGAGGACAACAGTACTGAGCAAATGCTGCACCTACTGTTTTCTCATTTATTGTGCATAACTTTGTAAATATTTCTTGTATATATTgaatacatttgcatattttattttCACTTGGAGCACTGGGATTCAATAAACACACTTCTCTTAAACCTAACTGGAAAAGCCAATGTTATCAGTAAgagcagtgagtgagtgacctGTTTAGCATAATTAAAGGTTCGCTCACTGGGACACTGGCTAACGTCAGAACCGCTGGGATACAGCTCTGGTTAACGTTAGTGGGAGTTTAATGTGAACGCATTGGAGGTGAAACCGTGACAAACTTTACAAAAGATAGCTGCATATACTGTGTTAAAACTTACAAAACTTAACAAACTTAGCATGATTATAACATTAGATTAActttatgtaatattaaaaaatgacaaaacattgcctaaatgtaaatcatcattctgtatatatattccTATTAACTTGTACACACATGACTAAGTGTAGCACCTCTGCAAAACCCTGCCTGTACACTGAAAACATagtttttgtgtaaatgtgaatatttaataatatatgtgTTTAAAACAGAATTGTGAATCCTGTCATGAATGTACttgaaaatatgaatatatcaTTTGTCAAGTATTTTTGTAAGAAAACTCTAGGTAAACCTCCTCATCCATTTTACCAGCTCTGCTTATTATATAGGAGAAcattgtagttctataattacagattgtagtccttctgtttctctacatactTATTATTACTTACTATTACATAAAGTATCATATATGATCAGTGGACCTGAAAAATGGATAATGGATTTAGAAACAAGTGTAACTTATAACATCTGTTTGGCTCGGGGTGTAAGTATGGTTATGGACATTTGGGCTAAGCCCCAGATATATAAAATTTCTGGCTCCAACCCTGAAGGGTCTTTACTGCCGGACCATGACACTCAGTATGAACTCAAATTGCCACAACACTGATCTCCTCACTGGCTGACTGGAGGAGATCCAGACTGAGCTCTGAAATATCAAATCTCTGCTTAGTACTCACCTTAAGAGTGTTCACCGTCTGTTCCACCTCCTGcagcttcttctgcttctcctgGATCCTCTGCTGGATTGTCCTCTGAATCTCCTTTAGCTGGTTCTGTGAATAGGAAATGTTGTGAAGTTGTGAtgtttttgaaatcttcccttcAATTTGACATGTGATACTTGCGAAGCCAGCTACTGCCTTTTTCAACTGCTGGCAATGCAGCATACCAGCTTACAAATACCTGTGACTGACAACGTCGAGGTATGACAGTGCCGTCCACCCACCCAGATAGAGcatggccaactgtgctctctgatgGCAAAGCAATTGAATGACTGACGACTGACGCTCCCTGGGTcgtagtggtagcacattatCTGCTGAGTCACTCAAAGCCCCAGACTGTCAGATCTTTCAGCATATCTAATTAAAGCTGGACAGATTTTCAACAATCTGAATTGCAGTCTGGGAAACATTAAATCAGACATGATTCATTTCACAATTATATGTCGTTTGAAATGTGATTGATTCATTATATCTGGACATATGACTCAGTTTGATCTGCTCTGATGTCTTTATTTATCAGTGGCTGTGTGATGGTTTTTGACATCAGaatctgtgacaagaaaatcgTGGGTGAGGATCACTCTAACTTAAATTCAGAGAGCTGGAGCTTCATTTAACAGATGTTAAAGAACTCTATTTTACAGAGTAAATTATAGTGTTATGCTGCATTCTGCTGTTTATCAGAAGGTTGTACCAGATTAGACAGATTTGGATGCCTTTAAATGATTCACCCACAacgctgtgtttacattaaAAGCCTGATTATTCAATTCCAATATTTTTCTCAGATTTGCTCGGATTTGACAAGCTGGAAatgtactgtaaataaatgtaattgacTGTAATGTGAAAGACTGGACCGGACACAGCACTTGTGCACAAATTGATATATTTATCCATATTTATGCTTAGAGCTCCGTCACCAACAGCACTAAAGAACATGGAAATAACTGaaatctgatttgaaaagatCAGATTGTACATGGGCACGCAGCCTTGGAAAATGATTGCATATGAAAAAACGTACAAATATGACTGCAGTCTGAAATCTGAAGACTAAAAATCAGATAGAAGAAACTTGATCTGCAGTGAGAACAATGCCCATAAAGCTGGAAGGAGGGTGTTGGCTGGTGAAAGATTAAATAGTTGGTCTGACTGTTTCACTCTTTACACTTCCTTACAGCAATATTTTTAGTACATTATTAACACTAAAATTCAGCAACAGAAACAAGAGCTTGATGCATTTTAAGCAGCTCATTACCGATAAATCCAGTTAGCTTTAATTCATTATAAACATGTACAGTTCTCACCTGTTTCTCCCTTCTTTCTGTTGCAGCAGGGACTGTATCATGACCCCTGTGATTCTCCATTGTACATAAATAGCAGATAGAGCTCTGATCAGTACGACAGTAGATCTTCATCACTTCATCATGCTGAGAGCAGATCTTCTCTTGTAGCTGGGTGGACGCTTTGACCAGCTTGTGCTTCTTCAAGGCAGGAACTTCATAGTGAGGTTTAAGATGAGTTTCACAAAAGGAGACCAGACACGTCAGACAGGACTTGATGGCTTTGAGTTTTCTCCCGGTGCAGAAATCACATTCCACATCTCCAGGTCCAGCGTAACGGGGAGCTGGAGAAGCAGCTTGGAGTTGTGTCTTCTTCAGTTTCTCCACCACTTCAGCCAGCATGTTGTTCCTGCGTAGAACAGGCATTGGAGTGAACGTCTCTCTGCACTGGGGGCAGCTGTAGACCCCCCTCTGTTCATCCTGATCCCAGCAGCCATTAATACACACCATACAGAAACTGTGTCCACAGGGAGTGGTCACTGGATCCTTCAGCAGATCCAGAcagactggacagctgaactgcTCGTGATCTACTGAAATACTGGCCTCTGCCATTTTCCTGCACTTCtagactgagagagagcagcaCTCTGAGATTACTTTCATTTTCTCTGAACTGAGCAGGAGTGACTTCCTGCTTTCCTGCTGCTCAGAGTGTCacagagaggggaggagagagagagagagagagaaggaggagggaaggagagagaggtgtgtggaGTGTTTGGTAGAGTTCAGCTGTTTAAAGTAGATGATGAAATAAACTCCAGTTTGTAAGAGAGCTGCAGTCTTTGTGAGGATCTGTATTTAGCCAGCTGGTTAGCTCACTAAGCTAATTTTACATGTTATTGATAAGTTGCCTCACTTACCCTCACTGTTAGTGTGGACAGATGTTTCACAAACATCACGATTTCAGCACAGAGT
Coding sequences within it:
- the LOC140551927 gene encoding E3 ubiquitin-protein ligase TRIM47-like isoform X2 is translated as MAEASISVDHEQFSCPVCLDLLKDPVTTPCGHSFCMVCINGCWDQDEQRGVYSCPQCRETFTPRPVLRRNNMLAEVVEKLKKTQLQAASPAPRYAGPGDVECDFCTGRKLKAIKSCLTCLVSFCETHLKPHYEVPGLKKHNLVKASTQLQEKICSQHDEVMKIYCRTDQSSICYLCTMEDHRGHDTVPAAAERREKENQLKEIQRTIQQRIQEKQKKLQEVEQMVNTLKRSAQAAVEDSERIFTELIRSIEKKRSEVTELIRAQEKAELSGAEELLEKLQQEMADLKRRHTELEQLSHTEDHLHFLQSFQSLCVSSGSEDSASIPVYQHPSFDEVRKSVSELKERLEEFCREEFRKIPPHAAAHQPKAREDFLLACSPENT